A genomic window from Chelonia mydas isolate rCheMyd1 chromosome 16, rCheMyd1.pri.v2, whole genome shotgun sequence includes:
- the ST6GALNAC6 gene encoding alpha-N-acetylgalactosaminide alpha-2,6-sialyltransferase 6 isoform X2 produces the protein MSNNTGQRTAILVVLFALIMLLIIYSSNSGNEVFHYTVLRGKSPHPPNLKKWGLKSGYLPVYGNKTLNSHCHQCVIVTSSSHLLGSKLGSEIDQSECTIRMNDAPTTGYEADVGNKTTVRVVAHSSIYRVLKGPQEFVNKTPETILIFWGPPSKMQKSLLKILQRVSMSFPSMSAYVVSPVRMKQFDDLFRGETGKDREKSRSWLSTGWFTMVIAVELCDKVHVYGMVPPNYCSRRPQPGKMAYHYYEPKGPDECTTYIHNERSRKGNHHRFITEKKVFASWASLYNITFSHPAWD, from the exons ATGAGTAACAACACG GGCCAGCGCACAGCAATCCTCGTGGTCCTCTTTGCTTTGATCATGCTGCTGATCATCTACAGCTCGAACAGTGGGAACGAAGTTTTTCACTACACTGTCCTGCGGGGGaaatccccccatccccccaacctcAAGAAATGGGGGTTGAAAAGTGGATACCTCCCTGTCTACGGGAACAAG ACCCTGAATTCCCACTGCCACCAGTGTGTGATCGTCACCAGCTCCAGCCACCTGCTCGGGAGCAAACTGGGCTCTGAGATTGACCAATCGGAGTGCACCATCCGCATGAACGACGCCCCCACCACCGGCTACGAGGCAGACGTGGGCAACAAGACCACGGTCCGGGTGGTGGCTCACTCCAGCATCTACAGGGTGCTGAAGGGGCCCCAGGAGTTCGTCAACAAGACCCCGGAGACCATCCTCATCTTCTGGGGTCCGCCCAGCAAGATGCAGAAGAGCCTGCTCAAGATCCTCCAGCGCGTCAGCATGTCCTTCCCCAGCATGTCGGCCTACGTGGTCTCCCCCGTGCGCATGAAGCAGTTCGACGACTTGTTCCGGGGAGAGACTGGGAAGGACAG GGAGAAGTCCCGGTCGTGGCTGAGCACAGGCTGGTTCACCATGGTGATTGCCGTGGAGCTGTGTGACAAAGTGCATGTTTACGGGATGGTCCCCCCTAACTACTGCAG CAGGAGACCTCAGCCCGGCAAGATGGCATATCACTACTACGAGCCCAAGGGCCCGGACGAATGCACTACTTACATCCACAATGAGCGCAGCCGCAAGGGCAACCACCACCGCTTCATCACGGAGAAAAAGGTCTTTGCCAGCTGGGCCAGCCTCTACAACATCACCTTCTCCCACCCGGCCTGGGACTAG
- the ST6GALNAC6 gene encoding alpha-N-acetylgalactosaminide alpha-2,6-sialyltransferase 6 isoform X1, with amino-acid sequence MESHVFQGQRTAILVVLFALIMLLIIYSSNSGNEVFHYTVLRGKSPHPPNLKKWGLKSGYLPVYGNKTLNSHCHQCVIVTSSSHLLGSKLGSEIDQSECTIRMNDAPTTGYEADVGNKTTVRVVAHSSIYRVLKGPQEFVNKTPETILIFWGPPSKMQKSLLKILQRVSMSFPSMSAYVVSPVRMKQFDDLFRGETGKDREKSRSWLSTGWFTMVIAVELCDKVHVYGMVPPNYCSRRPQPGKMAYHYYEPKGPDECTTYIHNERSRKGNHHRFITEKKVFASWASLYNITFSHPAWD; translated from the exons aTGGAGAGCCACGTTTTCCAG GGCCAGCGCACAGCAATCCTCGTGGTCCTCTTTGCTTTGATCATGCTGCTGATCATCTACAGCTCGAACAGTGGGAACGAAGTTTTTCACTACACTGTCCTGCGGGGGaaatccccccatccccccaacctcAAGAAATGGGGGTTGAAAAGTGGATACCTCCCTGTCTACGGGAACAAG ACCCTGAATTCCCACTGCCACCAGTGTGTGATCGTCACCAGCTCCAGCCACCTGCTCGGGAGCAAACTGGGCTCTGAGATTGACCAATCGGAGTGCACCATCCGCATGAACGACGCCCCCACCACCGGCTACGAGGCAGACGTGGGCAACAAGACCACGGTCCGGGTGGTGGCTCACTCCAGCATCTACAGGGTGCTGAAGGGGCCCCAGGAGTTCGTCAACAAGACCCCGGAGACCATCCTCATCTTCTGGGGTCCGCCCAGCAAGATGCAGAAGAGCCTGCTCAAGATCCTCCAGCGCGTCAGCATGTCCTTCCCCAGCATGTCGGCCTACGTGGTCTCCCCCGTGCGCATGAAGCAGTTCGACGACTTGTTCCGGGGAGAGACTGGGAAGGACAG GGAGAAGTCCCGGTCGTGGCTGAGCACAGGCTGGTTCACCATGGTGATTGCCGTGGAGCTGTGTGACAAAGTGCATGTTTACGGGATGGTCCCCCCTAACTACTGCAG CAGGAGACCTCAGCCCGGCAAGATGGCATATCACTACTACGAGCCCAAGGGCCCGGACGAATGCACTACTTACATCCACAATGAGCGCAGCCGCAAGGGCAACCACCACCGCTTCATCACGGAGAAAAAGGTCTTTGCCAGCTGGGCCAGCCTCTACAACATCACCTTCTCCCACCCGGCCTGGGACTAG